Proteins from a single region of bacterium:
- a CDS encoding S8 family serine peptidase has translation MDHGFVTFGRGAGEDAGSAGALRDEHPTPDPLVAKQWGLKRIGAPRAWTRASQSEVPIAIIDTGIMEHPAIVASLGPERYNALTRENEADADGKAHGTKIASIMAAAWDGKGIMGVMNGARLLPVRAFTIENARDEFACPRPHEPCSRVLELVDAIRWAVEHGARVINASWGQRGANSRVLRDAIAAAQDRALFVVAAGHGRIDLDDDEARPFYPAAWGNELPNVLTVMQTNEADEPEGPYGKTRVHLAAPGIQIWTTDGSAGYDVVSGTSFATAFVSAAAALTWSRPAFSSHTPEQLRALLVDRAARFPRPSLAGKCRAGAVLDIGFLAET, from the coding sequence GTGGATCACGGGTTCGTGACCTTCGGGCGCGGTGCCGGAGAGGACGCCGGCAGCGCCGGCGCCCTCCGCGACGAGCACCCGACGCCCGATCCGCTGGTCGCGAAGCAGTGGGGGCTGAAGCGCATCGGCGCTCCGCGCGCGTGGACGCGCGCTTCGCAATCGGAGGTGCCGATCGCGATCATCGACACCGGGATCATGGAGCATCCCGCCATCGTCGCGAGCCTCGGCCCGGAGCGCTACAACGCGCTGACGCGCGAGAACGAGGCCGATGCGGACGGGAAGGCGCATGGCACGAAGATCGCCTCGATCATGGCCGCGGCGTGGGACGGCAAGGGGATCATGGGGGTCATGAACGGCGCCCGCCTCCTGCCGGTGCGTGCGTTCACGATCGAGAACGCGCGCGACGAGTTCGCCTGCCCGCGGCCCCACGAGCCGTGCTCGCGGGTGCTGGAGCTGGTGGACGCGATCCGATGGGCGGTCGAGCACGGCGCGCGGGTCATCAACGCCAGCTGGGGGCAGCGGGGGGCGAACTCCCGGGTCCTTCGTGACGCCATTGCGGCCGCGCAGGACCGAGCGCTCTTCGTCGTCGCCGCCGGGCACGGGAGGATCGATCTCGACGACGACGAGGCCAGGCCGTTCTACCCGGCGGCCTGGGGCAACGAGCTGCCGAACGTGCTCACCGTCATGCAGACGAACGAGGCCGACGAGCCGGAGGGGCCCTACGGGAAGACGCGGGTCCACCTCGCCGCCCCCGGCATCCAGATATGGACGACCGACGGCAGCGCGGGCTACGACGTGGTCTCGGGAACCTCGTTCGCGACCGCGTTCGTGTCCGCTGCGGCCGCGCTCACCTGGTCGAGACCGGCGTTCTCGAGCCACACCCCCGAGCAGCTGCGTGCGTTGCTGGTCGACCGGGCGGCGCGCTTCCCGCGCCCGAGTCTGGCCGGGAAGTGCCGGGCGGGTGCCGTGCTCGACATCGGATTCCTCGCCGAGACCTGA
- a CDS encoding protein kinase, with translation MDAERFVLREELGRGAMGVVHRALDRETGIDLALKRLHGSGPAQASALRQEFRSLADVQHENLVELYELFAAAGESFFTMELVPGSGLVPHLRGGRDVVSALLQLVDGLAAIHAAGKLHRDVKPSNVLVTAEGRVVLLDFGLATAVGGSGQGELRGTPRYMAPELLWGRAATPAADWYALGAVLHEAFDGDPPFGGEPAGMLEAKMRGLAPPVLPMCPREMAEPLRALVRGMLDPEPERRPDAHAVRRLLEALRQRRRLTPVPAAPTTHADHAIAFEGRDQELGRLARCLASARERLVVAVVRGVSGIGKTELLRRFVVDARVAGALVLTGRCHPQETVPYRGFDDLVDGFGRLLVAEGLGAPAALTPAQAGPLLHVFPVLGQVDALARAAAAQPPVADVQELRRQAFAALRVLMRRFAGARPLVLWIDDVQWSDADGAALLRELVAAREPMLVVLSSRTEVPEPPALLEACDGPELVDVHPLDPLAARRLVRRVVPTATDEAVEALAAEAGGVPFLIMQLAGLPDDDGRPVRVADAVRRRVDALPEPARRLLATIAIASSPLDRTVALEASGLGEAGRPVVAALHRRRLLRLGGVRRAIVETYHDRIRETVAGGLEPATRARHHRALAVACEARDGFEPAWLAEQWLGAGDADRASVWATVAGDRAGEALAFAEAARLYRAARTWARMTEGRAVALLVKEGTALVNAGRCAEAAPCFLAAADRSSRAEAVELRRRAAEQFLGAGELDRANEILRPLFREIGLVFPRSPTDALARSVGWLAHHWVRSATRSRAVRAATARDRVRIDACYSGSRSLASIEPPFGIYLALRGLALAREVDDRAREGRMLVLVGAALRSLDGAVGRWGRRFMEEAEVLAGATGDPYLNGIVASAMAQAHLVTGQWRDAVDCADRGVRLLTERCRGVSAECAVGRMAALRACEELGAIAELRARAAAMLAAARDAGDRYAEVTAALNVAFGRLADGDPSGARRATREALGRWTQRAFNLHHLYAARIEAMCDLYDGDARAAAGRLAAIARPLRRSGLTRVPLPRVDAAVLGARIALAAGTEGVARTGARRLAREGRADATAHAIAIGAALAQRRGESGRAAEAYRRAAAAYRSAGMEVYASCADRRRGEALGDAAAVRAADDRLRTLGIADPVRWASVYVPVTPSG, from the coding sequence ATGGACGCCGAGCGATTCGTGCTGCGCGAGGAGCTCGGCCGCGGTGCCATGGGCGTGGTGCACCGCGCCCTCGATCGCGAGACCGGTATCGACCTCGCGCTGAAGCGCCTCCACGGCAGTGGTCCGGCGCAGGCGTCGGCGCTGCGGCAGGAGTTCCGCTCGCTCGCCGACGTGCAGCACGAGAACCTGGTCGAGCTGTACGAGCTGTTCGCCGCGGCGGGCGAGTCGTTCTTCACCATGGAGCTCGTCCCGGGCTCCGGCCTGGTGCCGCACCTGCGCGGCGGACGCGACGTCGTGTCGGCCCTCCTGCAGCTCGTCGACGGGCTCGCCGCCATCCACGCGGCCGGCAAGCTGCACCGGGACGTGAAGCCGTCGAACGTCCTCGTGACCGCCGAGGGGCGCGTCGTGCTGCTCGACTTCGGGCTCGCCACCGCCGTCGGCGGCAGCGGGCAGGGCGAGCTGCGCGGCACGCCACGCTACATGGCCCCCGAGCTGCTGTGGGGGCGGGCGGCGACGCCGGCGGCCGACTGGTACGCGCTCGGCGCCGTGCTGCACGAAGCCTTCGACGGCGATCCGCCGTTCGGCGGCGAGCCGGCGGGGATGCTGGAGGCCAAGATGCGCGGCCTGGCGCCGCCGGTGCTTCCGATGTGTCCGCGCGAGATGGCGGAGCCGCTCCGCGCGCTCGTCCGAGGCATGCTCGATCCGGAGCCGGAGCGCCGGCCCGACGCCCACGCCGTGCGCCGGTTGCTCGAGGCGCTCCGGCAGCGACGCCGCCTGACGCCCGTCCCGGCGGCGCCGACCACGCACGCCGACCATGCGATCGCCTTCGAGGGCCGCGACCAGGAGCTGGGTCGGCTCGCGAGGTGCCTCGCCAGCGCGCGCGAACGGCTGGTGGTGGCGGTCGTACGGGGCGTGTCGGGGATCGGGAAGACGGAGCTGCTCCGCCGCTTCGTGGTCGACGCGCGCGTCGCGGGGGCGCTGGTGCTCACCGGGCGGTGTCATCCCCAGGAGACCGTTCCGTACCGTGGATTCGACGATCTCGTCGACGGCTTCGGCCGCCTGCTGGTCGCGGAGGGACTCGGAGCGCCGGCGGCGTTGACGCCGGCCCAGGCCGGTCCGCTGCTGCACGTGTTTCCGGTCCTGGGCCAGGTGGACGCCCTCGCCCGGGCCGCGGCCGCGCAGCCCCCGGTCGCCGACGTCCAGGAGCTGCGCCGTCAGGCCTTCGCGGCGCTGCGCGTTCTCATGCGCCGCTTCGCCGGCGCGCGCCCGCTCGTGCTGTGGATCGACGACGTGCAGTGGTCCGATGCCGACGGTGCGGCCCTGCTGCGCGAGCTGGTCGCGGCGCGCGAGCCGATGCTGGTCGTCCTCAGCTCGCGTACCGAGGTCCCGGAGCCGCCGGCGCTGCTGGAGGCCTGCGACGGCCCCGAGCTCGTCGACGTGCACCCCCTCGACCCGCTCGCGGCGCGACGGTTGGTGCGCCGCGTGGTGCCCACCGCTACGGACGAGGCAGTGGAGGCGCTGGCCGCCGAGGCGGGCGGGGTGCCGTTCCTCATCATGCAGCTCGCCGGGCTTCCCGACGACGACGGTCGTCCGGTGCGCGTGGCCGATGCGGTCCGGCGGCGGGTCGACGCGCTCCCGGAGCCGGCACGCCGGCTGCTCGCCACCATCGCGATCGCGTCGAGCCCGCTCGACCGCACGGTCGCCCTCGAGGCGTCCGGCCTCGGCGAGGCGGGACGTCCCGTCGTCGCGGCGCTCCATCGCCGGCGTCTGCTGCGCCTCGGCGGCGTGCGGCGTGCGATCGTCGAGACCTATCACGATCGCATCCGCGAGACGGTGGCCGGCGGCCTAGAACCAGCGACGCGTGCGCGTCATCACCGCGCGCTCGCGGTCGCCTGCGAGGCCCGCGACGGCTTCGAGCCCGCCTGGCTGGCCGAGCAGTGGCTCGGCGCGGGCGACGCCGACCGCGCCAGCGTCTGGGCCACGGTCGCGGGCGATCGCGCGGGCGAGGCGCTCGCGTTCGCCGAGGCGGCCCGGCTGTACCGCGCGGCGCGCACCTGGGCGCGCATGACCGAGGGCCGGGCCGTTGCGCTGCTGGTGAAAGAGGGGACGGCGCTGGTGAACGCCGGACGGTGCGCCGAGGCGGCCCCGTGCTTCCTCGCCGCGGCCGATCGCTCGAGCCGCGCGGAGGCGGTCGAGCTGCGGCGGCGCGCCGCCGAGCAGTTCCTCGGGGCGGGCGAGCTGGACCGCGCCAACGAGATCCTGCGCCCGCTGTTCCGCGAGATCGGGCTGGTGTTTCCCCGCTCGCCCACCGACGCCCTGGCCCGCAGCGTCGGGTGGCTCGCGCACCATTGGGTGCGGAGCGCGACGCGATCGCGCGCGGTCCGGGCCGCGACCGCGCGCGACCGGGTGCGCATCGACGCGTGCTATTCGGGCTCACGCAGCCTCGCGAGCATCGAGCCGCCCTTCGGCATCTACCTCGCGCTGCGCGGCCTGGCGCTGGCGCGCGAGGTGGACGATCGGGCGCGCGAGGGACGGATGCTGGTGCTCGTCGGCGCGGCGCTGAGATCGCTCGACGGCGCCGTGGGGCGGTGGGGGCGCCGCTTCATGGAAGAGGCCGAGGTGCTCGCCGGGGCGACGGGCGATCCCTATCTGAACGGCATCGTCGCCTCGGCGATGGCGCAGGCGCACCTCGTCACCGGGCAGTGGCGTGACGCGGTCGACTGCGCCGATCGGGGCGTGCGCCTGCTCACCGAGCGCTGTCGCGGCGTGAGCGCCGAATGCGCCGTGGGGCGCATGGCCGCGTTGCGCGCCTGCGAGGAGCTCGGCGCCATCGCCGAGCTGCGCGCCCGCGCGGCGGCGATGCTGGCGGCGGCGCGCGACGCCGGCGATCGCTATGCGGAGGTGACCGCGGCGCTGAACGTGGCCTTCGGACGGCTCGCAGACGGCGATCCGAGCGGTGCGCGCCGGGCGACCCGGGAGGCGCTCGGGCGGTGGACGCAGCGGGCCTTCAATCTGCACCATCTGTACGCGGCCCGCATCGAGGCGATGTGCGACCTCTACGACGGCGACGCCCGTGCGGCGGCGGGGCGGCTCGCGGCGATCGCGCGGCCGTTGCGACGCTCCGGGCTCACACGGGTGCCGCTGCCGCGCGTCGACGCCGCCGTCCTGGGCGCCAGGATCGCGTTGGCCGCGGGGACGGAGGGTGTCGCGCGCACGGGCGCCAGACGGCTCGCGCGCGAAGGCCGTGC
- a CDS encoding sigma-54-dependent Fis family transcriptional regulator gives MLAADQRDVYRALLELSFHDDVEPLLRHALGLIADAARARQGYLEIRDDDDTVWWIAHGLQGDEVEGVRAIVSRGVIAEAIATGRTILTPSALLDPRFSDRESVKRGPIEAVLCAPIAMDPPRGVLYLQGWSPPDEIAPVEREFVETCCRYLGQLVDRLLTHRGRRRDADATRTVRSRLDLSGVVGRSDALAKVLGQAALIAPLDVSVLLTGDSGTGKSLVAKLIHDNSPRAMHPFVEINCAALPESLIESELFGAVAGAHSTATRRMDGRVAAAARGTLLLDEVAELPLGAQAKLLQLLQSKRYYPLGSARAETADVRIIAATNVDLERAVAERRFREDLYYRLHVLPIRLPALAERRSDIPDMVVAFTRDACQRYGLPVLEPSPAALRAAEAASWPGNVRQLAHAVDAAAIRAAGEGATRLEVRHLFSGDVAPPEEEAVLTFHELTRRFQADLLRDTLSRCDWNVTEAARRLDLARAHVYSLIKAFGLRRT, from the coding sequence ATGCTTGCCGCAGACCAACGCGACGTCTACCGCGCACTGCTGGAGCTGTCGTTCCATGACGACGTCGAGCCGCTGCTGCGCCACGCGCTCGGGCTCATCGCCGACGCCGCGCGCGCGCGCCAGGGCTATCTCGAGATCCGCGACGACGACGACACCGTGTGGTGGATCGCCCACGGGCTCCAGGGCGACGAGGTCGAGGGCGTGCGGGCCATCGTCTCGCGCGGGGTCATCGCGGAGGCCATCGCGACGGGTCGGACGATCCTGACGCCGTCGGCGCTCCTCGATCCACGTTTCAGCGACCGGGAGAGCGTCAAGCGGGGACCCATCGAGGCCGTTTTGTGTGCGCCGATCGCCATGGATCCGCCGCGTGGGGTTCTCTACCTCCAGGGATGGTCACCGCCGGACGAGATCGCCCCGGTGGAGCGCGAGTTCGTCGAGACGTGCTGCCGGTATCTCGGACAGCTGGTCGATCGCCTGCTCACCCATCGCGGCCGCCGCCGCGACGCCGACGCCACCCGCACGGTGCGCAGCAGGCTCGATCTGTCGGGTGTCGTGGGCCGCAGCGACGCGCTCGCCAAGGTGCTCGGGCAGGCGGCGCTGATCGCGCCCCTCGACGTCAGCGTCCTGCTCACCGGCGATTCGGGCACCGGCAAGAGCCTCGTCGCCAAGCTGATCCACGACAACAGCCCCCGGGCGATGCACCCCTTCGTCGAGATCAACTGCGCGGCGCTGCCCGAGTCGCTCATCGAGAGCGAGCTCTTCGGCGCGGTCGCCGGCGCCCATTCGACGGCGACCCGTCGTATGGACGGACGGGTGGCCGCGGCGGCGCGCGGCACGCTGCTGCTCGATGAGGTCGCCGAGCTGCCGCTCGGCGCGCAGGCCAAGCTCCTGCAGCTGCTGCAGTCGAAACGCTACTACCCGCTGGGCTCGGCGCGCGCCGAGACCGCCGACGTGCGGATCATCGCCGCCACCAACGTCGACCTGGAGCGCGCCGTGGCCGAGCGGCGCTTCCGCGAAGACCTCTACTACCGGCTGCACGTGCTGCCGATCCGGCTGCCGGCGCTCGCGGAACGGCGCAGCGACATCCCGGACATGGTCGTGGCCTTCACCCGCGACGCGTGTCAGCGCTACGGCCTGCCGGTGCTGGAGCCGTCGCCGGCGGCCCTTCGCGCCGCGGAAGCCGCCTCGTGGCCCGGGAACGTGCGTCAGCTCGCGCACGCCGTCGACGCGGCGGCCATTCGCGCCGCGGGCGAGGGCGCGACGCGTCTGGAGGTGCGTCACCTCTTCTCCGGGGACGTGGCCCCTCCCGAGGAGGAAGCGGTGCTCACTTTCCACGAGCTCACCCGGCGCTTCCAGGCGGACCTGCTCCGCGACACGCTGTCGCGCTGCGATTGGAACGTCACCGAAGCAGCGCGGCGGCTCGATCTGGCGCGCGCACACGTCTACAGCCTGATCAAGGCGTTCGGGCTGAGACGCACGTGA